CCGGCTCACTGCGCCAGGGGCGCAGCCCGATGCCGTAGCGGGCCCGCGTGTCGGCGCTGGTCAAGGTGATCTCGAGCGTCGCTGCCTCGCCGCAGAAGACCGGCGATGGCTGCTTCAGGTGCAGGGTCAGGCCGCGCAGCGCGCCGTGCGTCACATACATCCCCGCGATGCCGGCCCCGGCGAGCAGGAAGGTCAGCAGGTAGCCCAGGTTGAGCCGGTAGTTGATCGAAGCCAGCAGCAACACCAGCAAGGTGAGGGCGAACATCAGCCCCGGCCGTGTCGGCAGGATGTAGACATTGCGCTGCGTGAGCAGCAGGGTGTCGGACAGCCGCAGGCGGCCGTGCAACCAGGCGTCGAAGCGCCCACGCAGCCAGGCGCCCGGGCCGCGACGGGCGGCGGCCGGCCGGGAGGGCAGGGAAGGACTCGCCATCTTCAGGGCAGCGGCACTGCCTCGATCATGGCCCGCACCTGCTCGAGCCGGCCGCGCCCGCTGCTGGCCACCGGTACCAGGCGATGCGCGACGGCCTGCGGCAGGATGGCCTGGATATCGTCGGGTGCGACATAGCTGCGTTGCGCCAGCAGCGCCCGCGCCTTGGCCGCACGCAGCACCGCAATGCCGGCCCGCGGGCTCAGCCCCTCGACGAACCAGCGGCCTGAGCGGGTGGCGGCGATCAGGTCCTGCAGGTAGTCGAGCAGGGGGTCGGCCGCGTGCACCTGCAGCACCGCCTGCTGGGCAGCCAGCAGGTCGGCCGGCGACATCACCGCCCCCAGGTGCTCGATGGCATTGCGCCGGTTCTCGCCGGCCAGCAGCAGCCGCTCGGAGGCGCGGTCGGGATAGCCGAGCGTGATGCAGATCAGGAAGCGGTCGAGCTGCGATTCGGGCAAGGGGTAGGTGCCCAGCTGGTCGCTCGGGTTCTGCGTGGCAATGACGAAGAAGGGCGAGGGCAGCGGGCGGGTCTCGCCTTCGGTGCTGACCTGGTGTTCTTCCATCGCTTCGAGCAGCGCGCTCTGGGTCTTGGGGCCGGCGCGGTTGATCTCGTCGGCCAGCAGCACCTGGGCGAACACCGGGCCGGGGTGGAACACGAAGGCTTCCTTGCCGCGCTCGTAGATGCTGACGCCCACCAGGTCGGACGGCATCAGGTCCGCCGTGAACTGCACCCGCGAGAAGCGCAGGCCCAACGAGACCGCCAGCGCGTGTGCCAGCGTCGTCTTGCCGACGCCCGGCACATCCTCGATCAGCAGGTGGCCGCCGGCCAGCAGGCAGGCCACGCTGTCCTCCACCTGCTGGCGCTTGCCGACAATGATCGTGTTAACCTGATCCAGCAGCCGCTGAAGCTGCTCGTGCACGGTGCTGTTCATGCCCGGCACCATACCTGAAATCCAGATTCGAAGACGGGGACCTTTGCACAATGGCGACCGGCTACTACAGCCATCCCGATTGCCACCGCCACCACATGGGCCAGGGCCATCCCGAATGCCCCGAACGCCTGGATGCGATCGACGATTTCCTGCTGGCCAGCGGCCTCGACATCGCGCTCGACAAGCGCGAGGCCCCCGAGGTGGCGCTGGGTGATGTGTCGCTCGCGCATACCACCGCCTATCTGATCCATCTGAAGGACCTGGCCGAGCAGGTGGTGCAGACCGGCGAGCCGCATGCCCTCGATCCGGACACCGTGCTGGTCGCCGAGACCTGGACCGCCGCCCGGCGCGCGGCGGGCGCCGCGGTGGCCGCGACGGACGCAGTGATCGACCGCGAGCTGGAAAACGCCTTCTGCGCGGTGCGACCGCCCGGCCACCACGCCACGCGCTCGCAGGCGATGGGCTTCTGCTTCCTGAACAACGTGGCGATTGCCGCCCGCCATGCGCTCGACGTGCGTGGCCTGCGGCGGGTCGCGGTGGTGGACTTCGACGTACATCATGGCAATGGCACCGAGGACATCCTGGCAGGTGACGAGCGCGTGTTGATGGTCAGCTTCTTCCAGCATCCGCTGTACCCGTTCTCGGGCACCGAGCCGGCGGCCGACAACATGGTCAACCTGCCGGTGCCGGCCTACACCAAGGGCATGGAGATCCGCGAGCTGGTGGAGGCCATCTGGATGCCCCGGCTGGAGCGCTTCAAGCCGGAGATGATCTTCATCTCGGCCGGCTTCGACGCCCATCGGGAGGACGACCTCGGCCAGCTCGGCCTGGTCGAGGCGGACTACGAATGGCTGACCCGCCGCATCAAGGAGGTGGCCGAGCGGCATGCCAAGGGCCGTATCGTGTCCTGCCTCGAAGGCGGCTACAGTCTCAGTGCGCTGGCTCGCAGTGTCGCCGCGCACGTGCGGGTGCTGGCGGGCGTGTAGCGCCCTCTGGCGGCCTTGCGCCCCCGGGGTGCGAGGCCTGGCCTGCCCCGGCGGGCCGAGGTGAGGCCGCGCCGCCGGCCGGCACCGCTGACGAACAACCTCAGCTTCTTTTTTTCCATGGTTGCCACTCCCTTGACCGCCGATCTCGGCGAACTGCTGCATTCCCTGACCCGGCCCGGTGCCTTGCTGGAGCTGGCCGTGCTGTCGGCCTGCCTGCTGCTGTCCTACCTCACCACCCGCCTGCTGCGCCAGCGTGTCGACACCCGGCGCCTGCCGGTGTGGCTCGGCGAGCGGGGCTGGGACGGTGTGCTCTTCCCGGTGCTGGCGCTGGTGCTGGCTTTGGCGGTGCGGCCGCTGGTGGCGCAGTGGGTGCCGATCGCGGTGTTCAGGCTGGCGGTGCCCATCCTGGTGTCGCTGCTCGTCATCCGGGTCAGCGTGCGGGTGCTGACGACGGCCTTCCCCTCGTCGACCCTGCTGCGCGTGGCGGAGCAGTCGATCTCCTGGCTGGCCTGGGCCGGCATGGTGCTGTGGGTCACCGGCCTGCTGCCGTTGGTGATGCAGGAGCTCGACCAGGTGCACTGGAAGATCGGTGCCGCGCGGGTCTCGCTGCGCAACCTGATCGAGGGCACGCTGAGCGCGGTGGTGGTGCTGATGGTGGCCTTGTGGATCTCGTCGGCCATTGAATCACGCCTGCTCAAGGGCGCCACGCACAACCTGTCGCTGCGCAAGATCGCGGCCAATGCCACGCGCTCGCTGCTGCTGCTGGTGGGCCTGCTGCTGGCGCTGTCGGCCGCCGGCATCGACCTGACGGCCCTGTCGGTGTTTGGCGGTGCGATCGGGGTGGGGCTGGGTTTCGGCCTGCAGAAGCTGGCGTCGAACTATGTCAGCGGCTTCGTCATCCTGGCCGAGCGCAGCCTGCGCATCGGCGACCTGGTGAAGGTCGACAACTTCGAGGGGCGCATCATCGACATCAACACCCGCTTCACCGTGATCCGGGCGGCCAATGGGCGCGAGTCCATCGTACCGAACGAGTTGCTGATGACGCAGCGGGTCGAGAATGCCTCGCAGGCCGACCCGAGCCAGCAGCTGAGCACGGTGTTCCGCGTGGCCTACGGCACCGATTTCACCGTGCTGCGGGAGCAGGTGCTGGCCCTGGTGCGCGAGGTGCCGCGTGTGCTGGCCGAGCCCGCACCCAGCCTGCACCTGACGGCTTTCGTGGCCGATGGGCTGGAGATCACCGTGCAGTTCTGGATCGCGGATCCGGGCCAGGGCCAGGCCAACGTGCTTTCGGACGTGAACGTGGCCATCCTGCAGGCGGTGGAAGCAGCGGGCGTGGAGATTCCGTATCCGCAGCGGGTGGTGCGGCAGGTGCGGGGCGATGAGGTGGCGGGGGCCGGCGCGAAGGTGTCGCGGGTGGCGTGAGGCGGCTCAGGGCGGGCAGTGCCACCGCGCGCGGGATTGCACTGAGCCAGGCAGCGCGGTCGGCAGGTTCGGGCCCCTGCCTGCAAGCGGTCGCCTGCCCGAGCGCGAAGTTCCGGCCGCTGGGGTGGAGCATCACCTTCATCCACTGCTTCGGGCTGAAGCCGGTCGACGCAAGCGGCGGCAGGTGGCCAAGAGGATGTCGACAATGATCGGACGCCGGACCAGGAGCAGCGACCGGAAACGGTCAACCGGGGTCATGGCGCAACGCTTGCCCTACGATCGACCTGCGGTGGGTGCACGAGCGCTTGCTTCATCCAGTCCCTGCAGGAAGGCCCCGCTCATCACCCGTTCGTCGCGTCGAGTGCCTGGCGTTGTGGCTGGTGCCTCTGCTCGTTCACAGGGACGGCTTCGATGCCGCGGCAGGCGGCGGCCGCTGCGTTTCACTTCCTGCCCGCAAGTGTGGCGGCTTCAGCGGTAACCTGACCGCACCTTCGTCGCGAGGGGCGAATGAGCAGGCAACCCGCAGCTGTCCGTGGCCCTGCTGCGTGTCGCGCAGGCCGAGCGCTGCAAGCGGGTGCGGCCCGCGCTGCAGCCACTGCTCGACCAACGCAAGCCAGTACTGCGGGGGTGCGGCAGCCGGCGCTTCAGGCCTCGCCTCGGGCGCGCATTGCACCCGTGGTGCAGCGCCGCCCTGCGCGGCGAGCGCGGCCCGCAGGGCGCCTGCCTGAGCGGGCGCTCGCAGGTTGCGCTTGCCGGCCCTGCCTGGCGCCCGCTGCCCGGCCGCAGCAAGCGCGTGCGCCTCGCCCAGCGAATGAAATCAAGCTTCGCGCGCTTGGCCCTGCCCGAACATCTCGGCGGCGCGGCGCTCGATTTCCTCTGGCGACACATCCTCGACATGGGTGGCGATGTGCCACTTGTGCCCGAAGGGATCCTTCACGCTGCCGCTGCGGTCGCCGTAGAACTGGTCTGCCACCGCCATCAGCAGGGTGGCGCCGGCGTCGACCGCACCTTGCACCACGGCATCGACATCGTCGACGTAGAGCATGACGCTGCTGGCCGAGTCGCCGATGGTGCGCGGGCTGAAGGCCTTCCACTCGGGAGATTCCTCATGCAGCATCAGCACCGAGCCGCCGATCACCAGTTCCGCATGCGCCACCTTGCCGTCGGGCGCCTTCATGCACATGCGCTCGACGGCGCCGAAGACCTTCTTGTAGAACTCGATGGCCTCGCTCGCGCCGCTGATGGTGAGGTAGGGGGTGACGGCGGCATAGCCGTCCGGAATGGGTTTGACGGTTGTATTCGACATGAAGCGTCTCCACCGGGCAGCCATCGGGAACAGCCCACCCGGCCGGCCCGGGCGGCGGCTGGGGGTCCCAGGACACTGTATGGGCGTACAGCATAGTTCCCCTGGCCGGAGCGTTCAAGCCCGTCTTCATCGCGCCGCCAAGCCGCCTGTCCTGAAACGAAGCGGGGGCCCGAAGGCCCCCGTTCAGTTCGGCTGGATGCCGGCCTGCTTCAGGCCGCCGCCACCGGGATCTTGCCGATCTTGGCCTGCCACTCGCGCGGGCCGGTGATGTGGGCCGAGGTGCCGCCCGCATCGACGGCCACCGTCACCGGCATGTCCTGCACGTCGAACTCGTAGATTGCTTCCATGCCCAGGTCTTCGAAGCCCACCACCCGGGCTCCCTTGATGGCCTTGGAGACCAGGTAGGCGGCGCCGCCCACTGCCATCAGGTAGGCGCTCTTGTGCTTCTGGATCGCCTCGATCGCGACCGGGCCGCGCTCGGCCTTGCCCACCATCGCAATCAGGCCGGTGCGGGCCAGCATCATGTCGGTGAACTTGTCCATGCGGGTGGCGGTGGTCGGGCCGGCCGGCCCCATCACCTCGTCGCGCACCGGATCCACCGGGCCCACGTAGTAGATGACGCGGTTGGTGAAGTCGACCGGCAGCGGCTCGCCCTTGGCCAGCATGTCCTGGATGCGCTTGTGCGCCGCGTCGCGGCCGGTCAGCATCTTGCCGCTCAGCAGCAGGGTGTCACCCGGCTTCCAGTTGGCCACCTCTTCCTTGGTGAGGGTGTTGAGGTCGACCTTTTTCGACTTGTTGTAGTCCGGCGCCCACTGCACGTCAGGCCACAGGTCGAGGCTGGGCGGCTCCAGGTAGGCCGGGCCCGAGCCGTCCAGCACGAAGTGCGCGTGGCGCGTCGCGGCACAGTTCGGGATCATCGCCACCGGCTTGGACGCTGCATGCGTCGGGTAGGTCTTGATCTTGATGTCCAGCACCGTCGTCAGGCCGCCCAGGCCCTGGGCGCCGATGCCCAGCGCGTTGACCTTCTCGTACAGCTCCAGGCGCAGCTCTTCGAGCTTGTTCTGCGGGCCGCGCTGCAGCAGCTCGTACATGTCGATGTCTTCCATCAGCGACTCCTTGGCCAGCAGCATCGCCTTCTCGGCCGTGCCGCCGATGCCGATGCCCAGCATGCCGGGCGGGCACCAGCCGGCGCCCATCAGGGGCACCGTCTTGAGCACCCAGTCGACCAGCGAGTCGCTCGGGTTCATCATCGCGAACTTCGACTTGTTCTCGGAGCCGCCGCCTTTGGCCGCGACGATGATGTCCACCGTGTTGCCCGGCACCACTTCCATGTGGATCACGGCCGGCGTGTTGTCCTTGGTGTTCTTGCGCTCGAAGTGCGGATCGCTCAGCACCGAGGCACGCAACTTGTTCTCGGGGTTCATGTAGCCGCGGCGCACGCCCTCGTTGACCGCGTCGGCGATCGAGCCGGGGAAGCCCTCGAAGCGCACGTCCATGCCGATCTTCATGAACACGTTCACGATCCCGGTGTCCTGGCAGATGGGGCGCCGGCCTTCGGCACTCATCTTCGAATTGGTCAGGATCTGTGCAATCGCGTCCTTGGCCGCCGGCGATTCCTCGCGCTCGTAGGCGCGCGCCAGGTGCTGGATGTAGTCGGCCGGGTGGTAGTAGCTGATGTACTGGAGCGAGGCGGCGACGCTCTCGACCAGGTCGTCGTGTTTGATCGTGGTGGTCATGGTGTCAGAGGGTCTCGGGCAAGCCCTGGATTATCTCTCGCGGCCGCAGGGCCTACCGGGGCGGGTTCCACGTACTTTTGCACGCCGCCGGCCGCGGAGTCGGCACTCACTGGATGCCGTGGGCCGGTGCGCGCCGCGCCCGCCGCCCCCGCGGCCCGGACGGGCGTGAAGCGCTTGGCCATGCGCGGCCCGCCGTGCCGCACCGGCGCACCGTCCGACCCCGACCGGTGGCGCAGGGCGCGATCTCTTGCGCATGTGGTCCTGCGGGACCCTGCCCGGGACCTCGTCCGTGGAAGCGCGGCGCGTGCGCGAATGGCGACGGCGCCCCGCGAGTCGCTCGTGCCCTCGTCGCCGGCTGCCCAATCACTGTCGACCTTGCCAGCGGTGCTGTGCCGGCAGAGCAGGTACTGTGCGCGACCATGTCGCCTCGGCCCGTCCCGTCCGCTCACCTGCCATGCGCTCTGGCCCGGCCTTCGCTTGCGCGGGGGCGCGGGCCTCGGCTTGCGCCGCCGGCAGGCCGCGCGCCTGGGCCAGAATGAGGGGTAAGGGGCGACCTGGCGTCCCCCGCACGCCGCGGCCAGCGGCAGGGACCGCCGCCGCCAGAGTAAGCCGTTCGTAAGAGGCTCCCACTAAGGTGCGCCGACCAAAACAGCTGCTGCGCCACGCAGTGCAGCGCTCGCCGATCGCAAGATTGCGGCCGAGATGAGGATCATCATTGCCCCTTGAAAGGAGACCGCCATGTCGACCCCTGAGCATGAAACCCGAATCTATCCGCCGCCCGAGGCGATCGCGAGGCAAGCGCATGTCTCCGGAATGGATGCCTATCGCCAGCTGTGTGACGAAGCCGAGCGCGACTACCAGGGCTACTGGGCCCGGCTGGCCCGCGAGTTCGTCACCTGGCGGCAGCCCTTCACCCAGGTGCTCGACGAGAGCCAGGCACCCTTCTTCAAGTGGTTCGAGGACGGCACGCTGAACGTCTCCTACAACTGCCTGGACCTCAATGTCGAGCGCGGCCTGGGTGACAAGACCGCCATCGTGTTCGAGACCGACGATGGCCAGGTGAGCCGCCACACCTACCGCCAGCTGCTGGAGCGCACCTGCCAGCTGGCCAATGCACTGCGCGAGGCAGGGGTGAAGAAGGGCGACCGGGTTGTCATCTACATGCCGATGTCGGTCGAAGGCGTGCTGGCCATGCAGGCCTGTGCCCGCATCGGCGCCACCCATTCGGTGGTGTTCGGCGGCTTCTCGGCACAGAGCCTGCGCGACCGCATCGAGGACGCTGGCGCCGTGGCCGTCATCACCGCCGACGAGCAGCTGCGAGGCGGCAAGCAGCTGCCGCTGAAAGCCATCGTCGACGAGGCGCTCTCGCTCGGCGGCTGCGACAGCGTTCGCCAGGTGCTGGTCTATCGCCGCACCGGCGGCAACGTCAACTTCGACCCGGCGCGCGACCGCTGGCTGCACGACGCGATGGCGGCGCAACCGACGCAGTGCGAGCCCGAATGGGTGGGCGCTGAACATCCGCTGTTCCTGCTCTACACCTCCGGCTCCACGGGCAAGCCCAAGGGGGTGCAGCATGCCAGCGGCGGCTACCTGCTGCATGCGGCGCTCACCACCAAGTGGACCTTCGACCTGCGCCCGGATGACATCTTCTGGTGCACCGCCGACATCGGCTGGGTCACCGGCCACACCTACATCACCTACGGGCCGCTGGCCAACGGCGCCACCCAGGTGGTGTTCGAAGGCGTGCCGACCTATCCGGACGCCGGCCGCTTCTGGCGCATGATCCAGGACCACAAGGTCACCATCTTCTACACCGCGCCGACAGCCATCCGCTCGCTGATCAAGGCCGCCGAGGTCAATCCCGCGGCGGATCCCCGCAACTACGACCTCACGTCGCTGCGCGTGCTCGGCTCGGTCGGTGAGCCCATCAACCCGGCCGCCTGGGAGTGGTACCACCAGAACGTCGGTGGCGGCCGTTGCCCCATCGTCGACACTTTCTGGCAAACCGAGACGGGCGGCCACATGATCACGCCGCTGCCCGGCGCCACGCCGCTGGTGCCCGGCTCCTGCAGCCTGCCTTTCCCCGGCATCATGGCCGCGGTGGTCGACGAGACCGGCAAGGAGGTGCCCTGGGGGCAGGGCGGCATCCTGGTGGTGAAGAAGCCCTGGCCGTCGATGATCCGCACCATCTACGGCGACCCCGAGCGCTTCAAGAAGAGCTACTACCCGGCCGATTTCCAGGGCAAGTACTACCTGGCCGGCGATGGCGCGGTGCGGGATGCCAAGACCGGCTACTTCACCATCACCGGCCGCATCGACGACGTGCTGAACGTCTCCGGCCACCGGATGGGCACAATGGAGATCGAATCCGCCCTGGTCTCGCACACCGAGCTGGTGGCGGAGGCCGCGGTGGTCGGCCGCCCGGACGACACCACCGGCGAGGCGGTCTGCGCCTTCGTGGTGCTGAAGCGGCCCCGGCCCGAGGGCGAGGAAGCCAAGCGCATCGCCAAGGAATTGCGCGAGTGGGTGGGCAAGGAGATCGGCCCGATCGCCAAGCCCAAGGACATCCGCTTTGGCGACAACCTGCCCAAGACCCGTTCCGGCAAGATCATGCGCCGCCTGCTGCGCGCCATCGCCAAGGGCGAGGCGATCACGCAGGACACCTCGACCCTGGAGAACCCGGCCATCCTCGAACAGTTGTCGCAGACCAACTGACGCGAGGCGCCGGGGCGGCCGCCAGGCCGGCCCGGCGCGGGTTTAGACTTCGCCGCCAGACTCTGTACCGCGGCGATGTCGTTTCCCTCCGCATTCCCTGCTGTTTCCGCCCTTGTCGATTTCGCGTCGCCGCGCGGCGGCGAACCGCTGCGCCGCAGCTTTTCGCAGCCACGCGCGGTGCTGCAGGCGTTGCGCCTGGACGAGGTGGCCGCTGTCATCGATGCGGCCTGGCAGCAATCGCTGCAGGGCAGCTGGTGTGTCGGCTATGTGCGCTACGAGGCGGCACCGGCCTTCGAGCCGCGGGCCGAGGTGCATGCACCCGACGGCCCGCTGGCCTGGTTCGCGGTGTTCGATGCCGCCCAGGCGTGGACGGCACCGCCCGATCCCCCAGAGAGCTACGCCCCCATGCAATGGCAGGACGGGATCGACGCACAGCGCTTCGCTGCCGACATCGATTGCATCCACCAGGCCATAGCCGCTGGCGAGGTCTACCAGGTCAACCACACGACCCGGTTGCGCAGCGCCTTCGCCGGCTCACCGCGCGCCCTGTTCGACGCCTTGCGCCGCGCCCAGCCGCGCGGCCTGCTGGCCTTGATCGAGACCGGCGACGGTCAGGTGCTGTCCTTGTCGCCCGAGCTCTTCTTCGACTGGCAGCCGCCCGGCCTCCTGTCGCGGCCGATGAAGGGCACCGCGCCGCGCGGCGGCACACCGGCCGAGGACGAGGCGGCCGCGCGCCACCTGGTCAGCTCCGAGAAGGAGCGTGCCGAGAACCTGATGATCGTCGACCTCATCCGCAACGATCTCTCGCGCGTGGCCGAGCCGTTCAGCGTCCGGGTGCCGCGGCTCTTCCATACCGAGGCTTGGCCCACGCTGTGGCAGATGACCTCCGACGTGGAGGCCCGCACCCGCCCGGGCACCCGGCTGTCGGACGTGTTCCGTGCGCTGTTTCCCTGCGGCTCGGTCACCGGCGCACCGAAACTGCGGGCCATGCACTGGA
This genomic stretch from Eleftheria terrae harbors:
- a CDS encoding AAA family ATPase, giving the protein MNSTVHEQLQRLLDQVNTIIVGKRQQVEDSVACLLAGGHLLIEDVPGVGKTTLAHALAVSLGLRFSRVQFTADLMPSDLVGVSIYERGKEAFVFHPGPVFAQVLLADEINRAGPKTQSALLEAMEEHQVSTEGETRPLPSPFFVIATQNPSDQLGTYPLPESQLDRFLICITLGYPDRASERLLLAGENRRNAIEHLGAVMSPADLLAAQQAVLQVHAADPLLDYLQDLIAATRSGRWFVEGLSPRAGIAVLRAAKARALLAQRSYVAPDDIQAILPQAVAHRLVPVASSGRGRLEQVRAMIEAVPLP
- a CDS encoding histone deacetylase family protein, with the translated sequence MATGYYSHPDCHRHHMGQGHPECPERLDAIDDFLLASGLDIALDKREAPEVALGDVSLAHTTAYLIHLKDLAEQVVQTGEPHALDPDTVLVAETWTAARRAAGAAVAATDAVIDRELENAFCAVRPPGHHATRSQAMGFCFLNNVAIAARHALDVRGLRRVAVVDFDVHHGNGTEDILAGDERVLMVSFFQHPLYPFSGTEPAADNMVNLPVPAYTKGMEIRELVEAIWMPRLERFKPEMIFISAGFDAHREDDLGQLGLVEADYEWLTRRIKEVAERHAKGRIVSCLEGGYSLSALARSVAAHVRVLAGV
- a CDS encoding mechanosensitive ion channel family protein; the protein is MTADLGELLHSLTRPGALLELAVLSACLLLSYLTTRLLRQRVDTRRLPVWLGERGWDGVLFPVLALVLALAVRPLVAQWVPIAVFRLAVPILVSLLVIRVSVRVLTTAFPSSTLLRVAEQSISWLAWAGMVLWVTGLLPLVMQELDQVHWKIGAARVSLRNLIEGTLSAVVVLMVALWISSAIESRLLKGATHNLSLRKIAANATRSLLLLVGLLLALSAAGIDLTALSVFGGAIGVGLGFGLQKLASNYVSGFVILAERSLRIGDLVKVDNFEGRIIDINTRFTVIRAANGRESIVPNELLMTQRVENASQADPSQQLSTVFRVAYGTDFTVLREQVLALVREVPRVLAEPAPSLHLTAFVADGLEITVQFWIADPGQGQANVLSDVNVAILQAVEAAGVEIPYPQRVVRQVRGDEVAGAGAKVSRVA
- a CDS encoding VOC family protein; the protein is MSNTTVKPIPDGYAAVTPYLTISGASEAIEFYKKVFGAVERMCMKAPDGKVAHAELVIGGSVLMLHEESPEWKAFSPRTIGDSASSVMLYVDDVDAVVQGAVDAGATLLMAVADQFYGDRSGSVKDPFGHKWHIATHVEDVSPEEIERRAAEMFGQGQAREA
- a CDS encoding fumarate hydratase — protein: MTTTIKHDDLVESVAASLQYISYYHPADYIQHLARAYEREESPAAKDAIAQILTNSKMSAEGRRPICQDTGIVNVFMKIGMDVRFEGFPGSIADAVNEGVRRGYMNPENKLRASVLSDPHFERKNTKDNTPAVIHMEVVPGNTVDIIVAAKGGGSENKSKFAMMNPSDSLVDWVLKTVPLMGAGWCPPGMLGIGIGGTAEKAMLLAKESLMEDIDMYELLQRGPQNKLEELRLELYEKVNALGIGAQGLGGLTTVLDIKIKTYPTHAASKPVAMIPNCAATRHAHFVLDGSGPAYLEPPSLDLWPDVQWAPDYNKSKKVDLNTLTKEEVANWKPGDTLLLSGKMLTGRDAAHKRIQDMLAKGEPLPVDFTNRVIYYVGPVDPVRDEVMGPAGPTTATRMDKFTDMMLARTGLIAMVGKAERGPVAIEAIQKHKSAYLMAVGGAAYLVSKAIKGARVVGFEDLGMEAIYEFDVQDMPVTVAVDAGGTSAHITGPREWQAKIGKIPVAAA
- the acs gene encoding acetate--CoA ligase yields the protein MSTPEHETRIYPPPEAIARQAHVSGMDAYRQLCDEAERDYQGYWARLAREFVTWRQPFTQVLDESQAPFFKWFEDGTLNVSYNCLDLNVERGLGDKTAIVFETDDGQVSRHTYRQLLERTCQLANALREAGVKKGDRVVIYMPMSVEGVLAMQACARIGATHSVVFGGFSAQSLRDRIEDAGAVAVITADEQLRGGKQLPLKAIVDEALSLGGCDSVRQVLVYRRTGGNVNFDPARDRWLHDAMAAQPTQCEPEWVGAEHPLFLLYTSGSTGKPKGVQHASGGYLLHAALTTKWTFDLRPDDIFWCTADIGWVTGHTYITYGPLANGATQVVFEGVPTYPDAGRFWRMIQDHKVTIFYTAPTAIRSLIKAAEVNPAADPRNYDLTSLRVLGSVGEPINPAAWEWYHQNVGGGRCPIVDTFWQTETGGHMITPLPGATPLVPGSCSLPFPGIMAAVVDETGKEVPWGQGGILVVKKPWPSMIRTIYGDPERFKKSYYPADFQGKYYLAGDGAVRDAKTGYFTITGRIDDVLNVSGHRMGTMEIESALVSHTELVAEAAVVGRPDDTTGEAVCAFVVLKRPRPEGEEAKRIAKELREWVGKEIGPIAKPKDIRFGDNLPKTRSGKIMRRLLRAIAKGEAITQDTSTLENPAILEQLSQTN
- the pabB gene encoding aminodeoxychorismate synthase component I yields the protein MSFPSAFPAVSALVDFASPRGGEPLRRSFSQPRAVLQALRLDEVAAVIDAAWQQSLQGSWCVGYVRYEAAPAFEPRAEVHAPDGPLAWFAVFDAAQAWTAPPDPPESYAPMQWQDGIDAQRFAADIDCIHQAIAAGEVYQVNHTTRLRSAFAGSPRALFDALRRAQPRGLLALIETGDGQVLSLSPELFFDWQPPGLLSRPMKGTAPRGGTPAEDEAAARHLVSSEKERAENLMIVDLIRNDLSRVAEPFSVRVPRLFHTEAWPTLWQMTSDVEARTRPGTRLSDVFRALFPCGSVTGAPKLRAMHWIRQLEDGPRGVYCGAVGVLRPGGAATFNVPIRTLELRAGGQAVCGIGSGITADAQAAAERREWQVKRRFLERAARPFELLETLRLHEGQWLRVGRHLQRLERAAGHFGHAFERESVERALRALAATHVRGDWRVRLLLPPDGRVRLEAFALAPTPAGQKVRLATRAIDAGSEFVRFKTTRRDAYDAFAPAEPGVFDTLLWNEQGQLTEFTRGNLAVRLEGRWLTPALGCGLLDGVLRAELLEQGQLAEAILDIGCLERADGLAFFNSLRGWVEVTLERP